One Streptomyces sp. CNQ-509 DNA window includes the following coding sequences:
- a CDS encoding maleylpyruvate isomerase family mycothiol-dependent enzyme yields MATLRAATDRLLDNAARLGDDAVRAPSALPGWTRGHVLSHLARNADALVNVLSGRPMYASAEARDADIEAGAPRPLAEQLDDVRATADRLAGTAADIPADGWSARCELRNGVTDVMARIPFRRLVEVELHHVDLDAGYTLDRLPEEFVTREIDFLTARFAGDERVTPLSLSAPDGSTWTTGAPPSGGDPVRVTGAPYALMGWLAGRTTGTGVRTENGAALPTLPPL; encoded by the coding sequence ATGGCCACCCTACGAGCCGCCACCGACAGGCTCCTCGACAACGCCGCCCGGCTCGGGGACGACGCGGTACGGGCGCCGAGCGCGCTGCCCGGCTGGACCCGCGGCCACGTGCTCTCCCACCTCGCCCGCAACGCCGACGCCCTGGTCAACGTGCTCTCCGGCCGCCCCATGTACGCGAGCGCGGAAGCCCGCGACGCCGACATCGAGGCCGGCGCCCCCCGCCCGCTCGCCGAGCAGCTCGACGACGTACGGGCGACGGCGGACCGGCTTGCGGGGACGGCGGCGGACATCCCGGCGGACGGCTGGTCGGCCCGCTGCGAGCTGCGCAACGGCGTGACGGATGTCATGGCCCGGATCCCGTTCCGGCGGCTGGTGGAGGTGGAGCTGCACCACGTGGACCTGGACGCGGGCTACACCCTGGACCGGCTCCCCGAGGAGTTCGTGACCCGGGAGATCGACTTCCTCACCGCCCGCTTCGCGGGCGACGAGCGGGTGACGCCCCTGTCACTCTCCGCTCCCGACGGCAGCACCTGGACCACCGGCGCCCCGCCGTCGGGCGGTGATCCGGTGCGGGTCACCGGCGCCCCGTACGCCCTGATGGGCTGGCTCGCCGGCCGCACCACGGGTACGGGCGTACGCACGGAGAACGGCGCCGCGCTGCCGACCCTGCCTCCGCTCTGA
- a CDS encoding DUF397 domain-containing protein, with amino-acid sequence MSVEQAADTGSSPELAWVKSSYSGSGGGNCAEVAVAWKKSSYSGSDGGNCVEVAVAWKKSSYSGSDGGDCVEVAVAPERVHVRDSKDPSGPVLTVSPEAWASFVAFAATQEPR; translated from the coding sequence ATGAGCGTGGAGCAGGCAGCGGACACCGGCAGTTCGCCTGAGTTGGCATGGGTGAAGAGCAGCTACAGCGGATCGGGCGGCGGCAACTGCGCAGAGGTGGCCGTCGCGTGGAAAAAGAGCAGCTACAGCGGGTCGGACGGCGGCAACTGCGTAGAGGTGGCCGTCGCGTGGAAAAAGAGCAGCTACAGCGGGTCGGACGGCGGCGACTGCGTAGAGGTGGCCGTCGCGCCCGAACGAGTGCACGTGCGCGACTCCAAGGACCCCTCCGGCCCCGTCCTCACGGTCTCGCCCGAGGCATGGGCCTCGTTCGTCGCCTTCGCGGCGACCCAGGAGCCCCGCTGA
- a CDS encoding TerC family protein codes for MDVSLTLWVLTIVGLCALIGTDFLVGRKPHEVTLKEAGTWTIIWIVLAGLFGVGLLIWGDGQASGEFFAGYVTEKSLSVDNLFIFVIIMSKFAVPPQYQARVLMVGVLIALVMRAAFIAAGAALIASFSWVFYIFGAFLIYTAWKLIQEATADEEEEWEENRLLKAVERRFAATDKYHGTKLFITENGKRLMTPMLIVMLAIGTTDLLFALDSIPAIFGLTQDPYIVFTANAFALMGLRQLYFLIGGLLKKLVHLSYGLSAILGFIGVKLVLHALHESGVHVPEISTAISLSVIGGVLVITTITSLRASRRLEAEQKDKEEEPAEAGHHPGKGDD; via the coding sequence GTGGACGTATCGCTGACCCTGTGGGTGCTCACGATCGTGGGCCTGTGTGCCCTGATCGGCACCGACTTCCTCGTCGGCCGGAAACCCCATGAGGTGACCCTCAAGGAGGCCGGCACCTGGACGATCATCTGGATCGTCCTCGCCGGGCTTTTCGGTGTCGGACTGCTGATCTGGGGGGACGGCCAGGCGTCCGGCGAGTTCTTCGCCGGCTATGTCACGGAGAAGTCGCTGAGCGTCGACAACCTCTTCATCTTCGTCATCATCATGAGCAAGTTCGCGGTCCCCCCGCAGTACCAGGCCCGGGTGCTCATGGTCGGCGTCCTCATCGCGCTGGTGATGCGCGCGGCCTTCATCGCCGCGGGCGCCGCGCTGATCGCGTCGTTCTCCTGGGTCTTCTACATCTTCGGCGCGTTCCTCATCTACACCGCCTGGAAGCTGATCCAGGAGGCCACGGCCGACGAGGAAGAGGAGTGGGAGGAGAACCGGCTGCTCAAGGCCGTCGAGCGCCGCTTCGCCGCCACGGACAAGTACCATGGCACGAAGCTGTTCATCACGGAGAACGGCAAGCGGCTGATGACGCCGATGCTGATCGTCATGCTGGCGATCGGCACCACGGACCTGCTCTTCGCGCTGGACTCCATCCCCGCGATCTTCGGCCTCACCCAGGACCCGTACATCGTGTTCACGGCCAACGCCTTCGCGCTGATGGGCCTGCGGCAGCTCTACTTCCTCATCGGCGGCCTGCTCAAGAAGCTGGTCCACCTCTCGTACGGGCTGTCGGCCATCCTCGGCTTCATCGGCGTGAAGCTGGTGCTCCACGCCCTGCACGAGTCCGGGGTGCACGTCCCCGAGATCAGCACGGCGATCTCGCTGAGCGTGATCGGCGGCGTCCTGGTCATCACGACGATCACGAGCCTGCGGGCCTCCCGCCGCCTGGAGGCGGAGCAGAAGGACAAGGAAGAGGAGCCCGCGGAGGCCGGCCACCACCCGGGCAAGGGCGACGACTGA
- a CDS encoding PaaX family transcriptional regulator C-terminal domain-containing protein: protein MGLAGYGGRLPPALLPPEWPGVRAQEMFRTLRAELIGPSDELAAAWLATIADAGAQHPSANV, encoded by the coding sequence GTGGGTCTCGCCGGGTACGGCGGACGGCTGCCGCCCGCACTCCTGCCGCCGGAGTGGCCGGGTGTGCGGGCCCAGGAGATGTTCCGGACCTTGCGGGCCGAGCTGATCGGCCCCTCGGACGAACTCGCCGCGGCGTGGCTCGCGACCATCGCCGACGCGGGGGCACAGCACCCTTCGGCCAATGTTTGA
- a CDS encoding helix-turn-helix transcriptional regulator, which produces MGAGGSEQARHQRKAGKRVKKEKEAPPPAWVAYGKLVKLHRQRAGMTQPQLADLVGYSVDTVAAIEQAKRPAKLAFTQGAERELDAQGTLMVLQEEVDRAKLPEFFRDVALLEEEALSRYGWDPLLVPGLLQTEDYARALFSAHCPPLAEDEIEQSVEARLARQRLLTRKKPVELCFVIGEAALRNPVGGKRVQREQLEALQKHADLPHVEIQVMSWACGFHPGLNGPMVVMETAEHEVVGYVESQGAGFVVSDADRVSSFTHRYGKMRSLALSPDESARFIDRLAGDL; this is translated from the coding sequence ATGGGCGCGGGCGGCAGTGAGCAGGCAAGGCACCAGCGGAAAGCGGGAAAGCGCGTCAAGAAGGAGAAGGAGGCGCCGCCGCCGGCCTGGGTCGCGTACGGAAAGCTGGTCAAGCTCCACCGACAGCGTGCGGGCATGACACAGCCCCAACTCGCGGACCTGGTCGGTTACTCGGTGGACACGGTCGCCGCCATCGAGCAGGCCAAACGCCCGGCGAAGCTGGCCTTCACTCAGGGCGCGGAGCGGGAACTCGACGCCCAGGGGACGCTGATGGTGCTCCAGGAGGAGGTGGACCGGGCAAAGCTGCCGGAGTTCTTCCGGGACGTCGCGCTTCTGGAAGAGGAGGCACTGAGCCGGTACGGCTGGGATCCGCTGCTCGTGCCGGGGCTGTTGCAGACGGAGGACTACGCGCGGGCGCTGTTCTCGGCGCACTGCCCGCCACTGGCGGAGGACGAGATCGAGCAGAGTGTGGAAGCCCGCCTCGCGCGGCAGAGACTGCTCACGCGGAAGAAGCCGGTGGAGCTGTGCTTCGTCATCGGCGAGGCGGCGCTGCGTAACCCGGTGGGCGGGAAGCGGGTGCAGCGCGAGCAGTTGGAGGCGCTGCAGAAGCATGCGGATCTGCCGCACGTGGAGATCCAGGTGATGTCCTGGGCCTGCGGCTTCCACCCCGGCCTCAACGGGCCCATGGTCGTGATGGAGACGGCGGAGCACGAGGTGGTGGGGTACGTGGAGTCGCAAGGGGCCGGGTTCGTCGTCTCCGACGCGGACCGTGTCAGCTCGTTCACCCACCGGTATGGAAAGATGCGCTCACTGGCACTGAGCCCCGATGAATCGGCACGGTTCATCGACCGCCTGGCAGGAGACCTATGA
- a CDS encoding PHB depolymerase family esterase — protein sequence MTRIRAALAAIASGLLITLAGIAAPASATAAQLVEVTDFGDNPGNLRMHIYVPDSAPASPAIVVAMHGCGGSGPGFAGSSEFISLADQHGFVVIYPTATKQTAMGNCFDVWSPESKTHGGGSDPASIVSMVGYAERQYGGDPARVFATGSSSGGMETQALLAVYPDVFKAGASFMGVPFTCFANEADFPPWTSQCVSGNLDRSPQQWGDAVRAAYPGYTGDRPRVQLWHGTADPLVPYQLHGEAVDQWTNVFGLSRTPTSTDQPQPGWTRDRFADSGGTVRVEAIGVQGAGHSLPMSGMARAAVSFFGIDGT from the coding sequence ATGACTCGCATCAGAGCCGCACTGGCCGCCATCGCCAGCGGCTTACTGATCACCCTCGCCGGAATCGCCGCCCCGGCGTCGGCAACCGCGGCCCAACTCGTCGAGGTAACCGACTTCGGCGATAATCCCGGCAACCTGCGCATGCACATCTACGTTCCGGATTCCGCCCCCGCCAGCCCGGCGATCGTCGTCGCCATGCACGGCTGCGGGGGCTCGGGTCCGGGCTTCGCAGGTTCCAGCGAGTTCATCTCGCTGGCAGATCAGCACGGGTTCGTCGTCATCTACCCGACCGCGACGAAGCAGACGGCGATGGGCAACTGCTTCGACGTGTGGTCACCGGAGTCCAAGACGCACGGCGGCGGCAGCGATCCCGCGTCGATCGTCTCGATGGTCGGCTACGCGGAGCGGCAGTACGGCGGCGATCCCGCACGGGTCTTCGCCACCGGCAGTTCGTCCGGCGGAATGGAGACGCAAGCCCTGCTCGCCGTCTACCCGGACGTGTTCAAGGCCGGGGCGTCGTTCATGGGTGTCCCCTTCACCTGCTTCGCGAACGAGGCCGATTTCCCGCCCTGGACGAGCCAGTGCGTGAGCGGGAACTTGGACAGATCTCCGCAGCAGTGGGGCGACGCGGTCCGGGCCGCGTACCCGGGCTACACCGGTGACCGCCCCCGGGTACAGCTCTGGCACGGCACCGCAGACCCCCTCGTGCCGTACCAGCTTCATGGAGAAGCGGTCGATCAATGGACGAACGTCTTCGGGCTGAGCAGGACCCCGACCTCGACGGACCAGCCGCAGCCCGGCTGGACGCGGGACCGGTTCGCCGACTCAGGCGGGACGGTGCGGGTCGAGGCCATCGGAGTCCAAGGCGCCGGCCACAGCCTGCCCATGAGCGGCATGGCCCGCGCGGCCGTGTCGTTCTTCGGCATCGACGGAACCTGA
- the uvrB gene encoding excinuclease ABC subunit UvrB produces the protein MRPVTDIERTMAPFEVVSPYQPNGDQPAAIDELERRIRAGERDVVLLGATGTGKSATTAWMVERLQRPTLVLAPNKTLAAQLANEFRELLPNNAVEYFVSYYDYYQPEAYVPQTDTYIEKDSSINEEVERLRHSATNSLLTRRDVIVVASVSCIYGLGTPQEYVDRMVPLKVGEEIDRDQLLRRFVDIQYTRNDQAFTRGTFRVRGDTIEIFPVYEELAVRIEMFGDEIEALSTLHPLTGEVMSEDDGLYVFPASHYIAGPERMAKAVTGIETELGEQLGTLEKQGKLLEAQRLRMRTTYDLEMLQQIGTCSGVENYSLHMDGRETGSPPHTLLDYFPEDFLLVIDESHVTVPQIGAMYEGDASRKRTLVDHGFRLPSALDNRPLKWEEFLERIGQTVYLSATPGPYELSRGDGFVEQIIRPTGLVDPEVVVKPTEGQIDDLVHEIRTRAEKDERVLVTTLTKKMAEDLTDYFLELGIQVRYLHSDVDTLRRVELLRELRAGEYDVLVGINLLREGLDLPEVSLVAILDADKEGFLRSGTSLIQTIGRAARNVSGEVHMYADKITPGMEKAIDETNRRRAKQIAYNEEHGIDPQPLRKKINDIVAQIAREEVDTEALLGSGYRSTKPDAAAKAPVPELRQKTKPARRGEAEAGAAPTETPAADLAAQIEDMTARMRSAAGDLQFEVAARLRDEVAEMKKELRQMKEAGLS, from the coding sequence ATGCGGCCCGTCACAGACATCGAACGCACCATGGCGCCCTTCGAGGTAGTCAGCCCTTATCAGCCGAACGGCGACCAGCCCGCCGCCATCGACGAGCTCGAACGGCGGATCAGGGCGGGCGAGCGGGACGTCGTGCTGCTCGGCGCGACCGGCACGGGCAAGTCGGCCACGACGGCCTGGATGGTCGAGCGCCTGCAGCGCCCCACGCTGGTCCTCGCGCCCAACAAGACGCTGGCCGCCCAGTTGGCGAACGAGTTCCGCGAGCTCCTGCCGAACAACGCGGTGGAGTACTTCGTCTCGTACTACGACTACTACCAGCCCGAGGCGTACGTCCCCCAGACGGACACGTACATCGAGAAGGACTCCTCGATCAACGAGGAGGTGGAGCGCCTGCGCCACTCCGCGACGAACTCACTGCTCACCCGGCGCGACGTCATCGTGGTCGCCTCCGTCTCCTGCATCTACGGTCTGGGCACGCCGCAGGAGTACGTCGACCGGATGGTGCCGCTGAAGGTCGGCGAGGAGATCGACCGGGACCAGTTGCTGCGCCGCTTCGTCGACATCCAGTACACCCGCAACGACCAGGCGTTCACGCGCGGCACGTTCCGGGTCCGCGGTGACACCATCGAGATCTTCCCGGTCTACGAGGAACTGGCCGTCCGCATCGAGATGTTCGGGGACGAGATCGAGGCCCTGTCCACGCTCCACCCGCTGACCGGCGAGGTCATGAGCGAGGACGACGGTCTGTACGTCTTCCCGGCCTCGCACTACATCGCGGGGCCCGAGCGCATGGCCAAGGCCGTCACCGGCATCGAGACCGAGCTGGGCGAGCAGCTCGGGACGCTGGAGAAGCAGGGCAAGCTGCTGGAGGCGCAGCGGCTGCGCATGCGGACGACGTACGACCTGGAGATGCTCCAGCAGATCGGCACCTGCTCCGGCGTCGAGAACTACTCGCTGCACATGGACGGCCGCGAGACCGGCTCCCCGCCGCACACCCTGCTGGACTACTTCCCGGAGGACTTCCTCCTCGTCATCGACGAGTCGCACGTCACCGTCCCGCAGATCGGCGCCATGTACGAGGGCGACGCCTCCCGCAAGCGCACCCTCGTCGACCACGGCTTCCGGCTGCCGTCCGCGCTGGACAACCGCCCGCTGAAGTGGGAGGAGTTCCTGGAGCGCATCGGCCAGACGGTCTACCTCTCCGCCACCCCCGGGCCGTACGAGCTGTCCCGCGGCGACGGTTTCGTGGAGCAGATCATCCGGCCCACCGGGCTCGTCGACCCCGAGGTCGTCGTCAAGCCGACCGAGGGCCAGATCGACGACCTGGTGCACGAGATCCGCACGCGCGCGGAGAAGGACGAGCGCGTCCTCGTCACCACGCTGACGAAGAAGATGGCCGAGGACCTCACGGACTACTTCCTGGAGCTGGGCATCCAGGTGCGCTACCTGCACAGCGACGTCGACACGCTGCGCCGCGTCGAGCTGCTGCGCGAGCTGCGCGCCGGGGAGTACGACGTCCTGGTGGGCATCAACCTGCTGCGTGAGGGTCTCGACCTGCCCGAGGTCTCCCTCGTCGCCATCCTCGACGCCGACAAGGAGGGCTTCCTCCGCTCGGGCACGTCGCTGATCCAGACCATCGGCCGCGCCGCGCGCAACGTCTCCGGCGAGGTGCACATGTACGCGGACAAGATCACGCCGGGCATGGAGAAGGCGATCGACGAGACCAACCGGCGCCGCGCCAAGCAGATCGCGTACAACGAGGAACACGGCATCGACCCGCAGCCGCTGCGCAAGAAGATCAACGACATCGTCGCGCAGATCGCCCGCGAGGAGGTCGACACCGAGGCGCTGCTCGGCTCCGGCTACCGGTCCACGAAGCCCGACGCCGCGGCGAAGGCGCCGGTGCCGGAGCTGCGGCAGAAGACGAAGCCCGCCCGCCGCGGCGAGGCCGAGGCCGGTGCGGCGCCCACGGAGACGCCCGCCGCCGACCTCGCCGCGCAGATCGAGGACATGACCGCCCGGATGCGGTCCGCCGCCGGGGACCTCCAGTTCGAGGTCGCGGCCCGGCTGCGCGACGAGGTGGCGGAGATGAAGAAGGAGCTCCGGCAGATGAAGGAGGCAGGGCTGTCGTAG
- a CDS encoding TerD family protein yields the protein MTAELVRGQNHLLPQTRVEIRISAGCPVTPGATLGGQDGRLSDPGRIAHPGATQLPGLEVPGQAAAEHRLAVDLDAVPPDVERVHVLLALPAGVPGPRNFGAIAPPSVAVTGLDGTAIARFVITGLDSESAVTAVELYRRGDAWKIRAVGQGYAGGLAAMLADQGLPEAQQLAADIERAVAEGLARAVAPAPPPVTGQPTGPGARRPQQAAEERQTQAGPVDYRHPRRAAAGAAGASGGSSGGPGTPGASGAPRAPASAAAPPPPGVGAGAGAGARPGAAAGAGSAAGGVPPQSGRPQSGPAAPVAGDAPGWSMEERLYNQVWGMFEDLARTVAAYRSAVDFADSRMDRELDQLLADPRARMGSIADSARAEVLARHSTLVDRAREVLDRDLGQLVAEAGVVEPALPPAFASWASPVWHEYEVPEDAPMALRLGDLHLPEHTELRVPLLVRLPLQRGLWVDSGTSSLGPGALEGDPEHGFPDSAERRALALDTAVAHASRLLSVHPAGEFNVHFIDPGGTATTALTPLLHSGVLAEPPPKGAAAVTDTLSRLTQRIDLVQMALRSGAADALPPDLDPAQQLLVVNDFPHGFDDRAINQLRYLADEGPSVGVHLLVVADREDAKGYGPLLDPFWRGMLRLTPTPDDHLADPWIGHAWTYEPARAPMGSRVLEQVLAQVAAARRALRR from the coding sequence ATGACGGCCGAGTTGGTCCGCGGGCAGAACCATCTGCTGCCGCAGACCCGGGTGGAGATCAGGATTTCGGCGGGGTGCCCGGTGACGCCGGGTGCCACGCTGGGGGGACAGGACGGCAGGCTCAGCGACCCGGGCCGGATCGCGCACCCCGGTGCGACGCAGCTCCCGGGCCTCGAAGTGCCCGGCCAGGCCGCGGCGGAACACCGGCTGGCGGTGGACCTGGACGCGGTCCCGCCGGACGTGGAGCGCGTGCACGTGCTGCTGGCGCTGCCCGCGGGCGTGCCGGGGCCGCGGAACTTCGGCGCCATCGCGCCGCCTTCTGTGGCCGTCACGGGCCTCGACGGTACGGCGATCGCGCGGTTCGTCATCACCGGTCTGGACAGCGAGTCGGCGGTCACCGCCGTGGAGCTGTACCGGCGGGGCGACGCGTGGAAGATCCGGGCCGTGGGCCAGGGGTACGCGGGCGGACTCGCCGCCATGCTCGCGGACCAGGGCCTGCCGGAGGCGCAGCAGCTCGCCGCCGACATCGAACGGGCCGTGGCCGAAGGGCTGGCGCGTGCCGTCGCCCCGGCGCCGCCGCCGGTCACCGGCCAGCCGACCGGTCCCGGCGCCAGGCGGCCGCAGCAGGCCGCCGAGGAGCGGCAGACCCAGGCGGGCCCCGTCGACTACCGCCACCCCCGCCGCGCCGCGGCGGGTGCCGCGGGCGCGTCGGGCGGCTCAAGTGGCGGACCGGGTACGCCGGGCGCGTCCGGTGCGCCGCGCGCCCCCGCGTCCGCCGCGGCGCCCCCGCCCCCCGGTGTCGGGGCCGGCGCCGGAGCGGGTGCGCGTCCCGGCGCCGCCGCGGGCGCGGGCAGCGCCGCCGGCGGCGTACCGCCGCAGTCCGGCCGCCCGCAGTCGGGCCCCGCGGCGCCGGTCGCGGGCGACGCCCCCGGCTGGAGCATGGAGGAGCGGCTGTACAACCAGGTCTGGGGCATGTTCGAGGATCTGGCCCGTACGGTCGCGGCGTACCGCAGCGCCGTCGACTTCGCCGACTCCCGGATGGACCGCGAGCTCGACCAGCTCCTGGCCGACCCGCGCGCCCGCATGGGCTCCATCGCCGACTCCGCGCGCGCCGAGGTGCTCGCCCGCCACTCCACCCTGGTGGACCGGGCGCGCGAGGTCCTCGACCGCGACCTCGGGCAGCTCGTCGCCGAGGCCGGCGTCGTCGAGCCCGCGCTGCCGCCCGCGTTCGCCTCCTGGGCGAGCCCCGTGTGGCACGAGTACGAGGTGCCCGAGGACGCCCCGATGGCCCTGCGCCTCGGCGACCTCCACCTGCCCGAGCACACGGAGCTGCGCGTTCCGCTGCTCGTACGGCTGCCGCTGCAGCGCGGCCTGTGGGTGGACAGCGGCACCTCCTCGCTCGGCCCCGGCGCGCTCGAGGGCGACCCCGAGCACGGCTTCCCGGACTCCGCGGAGCGGCGCGCGCTGGCGCTCGACACCGCCGTGGCGCACGCCTCCCGGCTGCTGTCGGTGCACCCGGCGGGCGAGTTCAACGTGCACTTCATCGACCCGGGCGGCACGGCCACCACGGCGCTCACCCCGCTGCTCCACTCCGGCGTGCTCGCCGAGCCGCCGCCGAAGGGTGCCGCGGCCGTCACCGACACCCTCAGCCGGCTGACCCAGCGCATCGACCTCGTCCAGATGGCGCTGCGCAGCGGCGCGGCCGACGCGCTGCCGCCGGACCTGGACCCGGCGCAGCAGCTCCTGGTGGTCAACGACTTCCCGCACGGCTTCGACGACCGCGCCATCAACCAACTGCGGTATCTCGCGGACGAGGGCCCGTCGGTCGGCGTGCACCTGCTGGTCGTCGCCGACCGGGAGGACGCCAAGGGCTACGGCCCGCTGCTGGACCCGTTCTGGCGCGGCATGCTGCGGCTCACGCCCACCCCGGACGACCACCTGGCCGACCCCTGGATCGGCCACGCGTGGACGTACGAGCCGGCGCGCGCGCCGATGGGCAGCCGGGTGCTGGAACAGGTGCTGGCCCAGGTCGCGGCGGCCCGCAGGGCACTGCGCCGCTGA
- a CDS encoding glycerophosphodiester phosphodiesterase family protein, with translation MPSRTLTRASGALTALAGLVLTAAATSATATAAEPAADSDSAAPVVTVAHRGASAYAPENTLAAVDAARDMGIDWVENDVQRSKDGELVIMHDDTLARTTNVEELFPDRAPWKVSDFTWKEISTLDAGSWKGEEWAGTRVPTLDQYMKRVTQNRQKLVLEIKKPELYPGIEKEILAELRKSGWLSRAAVKHKLVVQSFGADSIKTVHELRPDVKTGFLGAPAVADLPEYATFSDQINSNHGTMSAEYYAAVHALKGPHGKQLESYTWTVDDPARAVQLAEWGADGIITNKPDLIAEALAGAGFGVAAE, from the coding sequence ATGCCCTCCCGCACGCTTACGCGCGCGTCCGGCGCTCTGACGGCGCTGGCCGGCCTCGTCCTCACCGCGGCCGCCACGTCCGCCACCGCGACCGCTGCCGAGCCCGCAGCCGACTCCGATTCCGCCGCACCGGTCGTGACCGTCGCGCACCGCGGCGCCTCCGCGTACGCCCCCGAGAACACCCTCGCCGCCGTCGACGCCGCCCGTGACATGGGGATCGACTGGGTCGAGAACGACGTGCAGCGCAGCAAGGACGGCGAGCTGGTCATCATGCACGACGACACGCTCGCCCGGACCACCAACGTGGAGGAGCTGTTCCCCGACCGCGCCCCCTGGAAGGTCTCCGACTTCACCTGGAAGGAGATCAGCACGCTCGACGCCGGGAGCTGGAAGGGCGAGGAGTGGGCCGGCACGCGGGTGCCGACCCTGGACCAGTACATGAAGCGGGTCACGCAGAACCGCCAGAAGCTGGTGCTGGAGATCAAGAAGCCCGAGCTGTACCCGGGGATCGAGAAGGAGATCCTCGCCGAGCTGCGCAAGAGCGGCTGGCTGAGCCGCGCGGCGGTGAAGCACAAGCTGGTCGTGCAGAGCTTCGGCGCGGACTCCATCAAGACCGTGCACGAGCTGCGGCCCGACGTGAAGACGGGCTTCCTCGGCGCCCCCGCGGTGGCGGACCTGCCCGAGTACGCCACCTTCTCTGATCAGATCAACTCCAACCACGGCACCATGTCCGCGGAGTACTACGCGGCCGTGCACGCCCTGAAGGGGCCGCACGGCAAGCAGTTGGAGAGCTACACGTGGACGGTCGACGACCCGGCGCGGGCCGTCCAGCTGGCCGAGTGGGGCGCGGACGGCATCATCACCAACAAGCCCGACCTGATCGCCGAGGCGCTGGCGGGCGCCGGCTTCGGAGTCGCCGCGGAGTAG
- a CDS encoding TerD family protein: MSINLSKGQAISLQKSDGGSLSAVRMGLGWQAAERRGLFGKRTREIDLDASAVLFADKEPVDVVFFQHLVSDDGSVRHTGDNLVGGAGQGGDDESILVDLQRVPVHIDQIIFTVNSFTGQTFEEVQNAFCRLVDESNGQELARYTLTGGGTYTAQIMAKVHRTGSGWGMTALGSPANGRTFQDLMPSIQPLL; this comes from the coding sequence GTGTCGATCAACTTGTCCAAGGGTCAGGCCATCAGCCTGCAGAAGTCCGATGGCGGCAGCCTCAGCGCGGTCCGCATGGGGCTGGGCTGGCAGGCCGCCGAACGGCGCGGTCTCTTCGGTAAGCGCACGCGCGAGATCGACCTCGACGCCTCCGCCGTGCTCTTCGCCGACAAGGAGCCGGTCGACGTGGTGTTCTTCCAGCACCTCGTGAGCGACGACGGCTCCGTGCGGCACACCGGTGACAACCTCGTCGGCGGCGCGGGACAGGGCGGCGACGACGAGTCGATCCTGGTCGACCTGCAGCGCGTGCCGGTGCACATCGACCAGATCATCTTCACCGTGAACTCGTTCACCGGCCAGACCTTCGAAGAAGTGCAGAACGCGTTCTGCCGGCTCGTGGACGAGAGCAACGGCCAGGAGCTGGCGCGCTACACGCTCACCGGCGGCGGCACGTACACCGCCCAGATCATGGCGAAGGTGCACCGCACGGGGTCCGGCTGGGGCATGACCGCCCTCGGTTCGCCGGCCAACGGCCGTACCTTCCAGGACCTGATGCCGTCGATCCAGCCGCTTCTCTAA
- a CDS encoding MBL fold metallo-hydrolase, which produces MSYTGKVTVGGAADVHELTDLMISKVAVGPMNNNAYLLRCRATDEQVLIDAANEPHTLLTLIGRDGITSAVTTHGHGDHWQALAPVVAATGARTYAGRADAADIDVPTDVLVDDGDTITVGRIPLTARHLVGHTPGSIALVYDDPHGHPHVFTGDCLFPGGVGNTWGDAARFTSLLHDVETKIFAALPDETWVYPGHGDDTTLGAERPHLAEWRERGW; this is translated from the coding sequence ATGTCGTACACGGGCAAGGTCACCGTCGGCGGCGCCGCCGACGTACACGAGCTGACGGACCTGATGATCTCCAAGGTCGCCGTCGGGCCGATGAACAACAACGCCTATCTGCTGCGCTGCCGCGCGACGGACGAGCAGGTGCTGATCGACGCCGCGAACGAGCCCCACACGCTGCTCACCCTCATCGGCCGCGACGGCATCACCTCCGCCGTCACCACCCACGGCCACGGCGACCACTGGCAGGCCCTGGCCCCGGTCGTCGCGGCCACGGGCGCCCGCACCTACGCGGGCCGCGCGGACGCCGCCGACATCGACGTCCCCACGGACGTCCTCGTGGACGACGGCGACACGATCACGGTGGGCCGCATCCCCCTCACCGCCCGCCACCTCGTCGGCCACACCCCGGGCTCCATCGCCCTGGTCTACGACGACCCGCACGGCCACCCCCACGTCTTCACGGGCGACTGCCTCTTCCCAGGCGGCGTGGGCAACACCTGGGGCGACGCGGCGCGCTTCACGTCACTGCTGCACGACGTGGAGACCAAGATCTTCGCCGCACTCCCCGACGAGACCTGGGTCTACCCGGGCCACGGCGACGACACCACCCTGGGCGCGGAGCGCCCGCACCTGGCGGAGTGGCGCGAACGCGGCTGGTGA